A single region of the Triticum dicoccoides isolate Atlit2015 ecotype Zavitan chromosome 2B, WEW_v2.0, whole genome shotgun sequence genome encodes:
- the LOC119363473 gene encoding 18.8 kDa class V heat shock protein-like isoform X2, producing the protein MDYPMRGVQQHQGFRAVHPWQWWQWQLSVLASSSSPPAPSTRPPNHVSWDETGAAHIYSADLPGVRKEEIRVEIEDGRYLVIRTELDAGDAEVHGRRGSFARKFRLPGMVDADGITAEYAHGVLTVTVPRMHTRARPVVNLIGLGPACDPVARAA; encoded by the exons ATGGATTACCCGATGCGGGGGGTGCAGCAGCACCAAGGATTCCGGGCGGTTCATCCATGGCAGTGGTGGCAGTGGCAGCTCTCCGTCCTGGCTTCTTCCTCTTCGCCTCCGGCTCCGTCGACGCGGCCGCCCAACCACGTCAGCTGGGATGAGACCGGCGCCGCGCATATCTACTCCGCCGACCTCCCCG GCGTGAGGAAGGAGGAGATCAGGGTGGAGATTGAGGACGGGAGGTACCTCGTCATACGCACCGAGCTGGACGCTGGTGACGCGGAAGTCCACGGCCGCCGAGGCAGCTTCGCGAGGAAGTTCCGGCTGCCGGGGATGGTGGACGCCGACGGCATCACGGCCGAGTACG CCCACGGCGTACTGACCGTGACGGTGCCCAGGATGCACACCCGGGCCCGGCCCGTGGTCAATCTCATCGGGCTTGGTCCTGCCTGCGACCCCGTGGCCAGAGCAGCTTAA
- the LOC119363473 gene encoding 18.8 kDa class V heat shock protein-like isoform X1 — protein MDYPMRGVQQHQGFRAVHPWQWWQWQLSVLASSSSPPAPSTRPPNHVSWDETGAAHIYSADLPGVRKEEIRVEIEDGRYLVIRTELDAGDAEVHGRRGSFARKFRLPGMVDADGITAEYAHGVGISYMAPVAPVTGVGANGRTPRLLPSMRHGPAHLTFFFFC, from the exons ATGGATTACCCGATGCGGGGGGTGCAGCAGCACCAAGGATTCCGGGCGGTTCATCCATGGCAGTGGTGGCAGTGGCAGCTCTCCGTCCTGGCTTCTTCCTCTTCGCCTCCGGCTCCGTCGACGCGGCCGCCCAACCACGTCAGCTGGGATGAGACCGGCGCCGCGCATATCTACTCCGCCGACCTCCCCG GCGTGAGGAAGGAGGAGATCAGGGTGGAGATTGAGGACGGGAGGTACCTCGTCATACGCACCGAGCTGGACGCTGGTGACGCGGAAGTCCACGGCCGCCGAGGCAGCTTCGCGAGGAAGTTCCGGCTGCCGGGGATGGTGGACGCCGACGGCATCACGGCCGAGTACGCCCACGGCGTAGGCATTTCCTATATGGCGCCCGTTGCACCCGTTACAGGCGTCGgcgcaaacgggcgcacaccccgCCTCCTTCCATCGATGCgacatgggccagcccatttaacttttttcttcttctgttaa
- the LOC119363474 gene encoding uncharacterized protein LOC119363474 isoform X1, which yields MDGSSSASPLIEPIIPVIIACAAALSAMELVNSAQRLIPQCFYSDDVMTLIMPRLIKDGFLIGFCFLILMSPRTRSSSKKHYGWRQLFCTIKVATLMQFSLAMVVDPVMLFITLCISSCVVPGML from the exons ATGGACGGGAGCAGTTCGGCATCGCCTTTAATAGAGCCCATAATTCCAGTGATCATAGCATGTGCAGCAGCACTATCAG CCATGGAATTGGTCAACAGTGCTCAACGATTAATTCCGCAATGCTTCTATAGTGATGATGTTATG ACTTTGATAATGCCAAGGCTTATAAAGGATGGATTTCTAATAGGATTCTGCTTTCTCAT TTTGATGTCTCCCAGGACAAGAAGCTCGagcaagaagcactacggctggagGCAACTGTTCTGTACCATCAAAGTAGCAACGTTGATGCAGTTTTCGCTAGCAATGGTTGTTGATCCTGTCATGTTATTTATAACTTTATGTATATCTTCTTGTGTTGTGCCTGGGATGCTCTAG
- the LOC119363474 gene encoding uncharacterized protein LOC119363474 isoform X2: MDGSSSASPLIEPIIPVIIACAAALSAMELVNSAQRLIPQCFYSDDVMFDVSQDKKLEQEALRLEATVLYHQSSNVDAVFASNGC, from the exons ATGGACGGGAGCAGTTCGGCATCGCCTTTAATAGAGCCCATAATTCCAGTGATCATAGCATGTGCAGCAGCACTATCAG CCATGGAATTGGTCAACAGTGCTCAACGATTAATTCCGCAATGCTTCTATAGTGATGATGTTATG TTTGATGTCTCCCAGGACAAGAAGCTCGagcaagaagcactacggctggagGCAACTGTTCTGTACCATCAAAGTAGCAACGTTGATGCAGTTTTCGCTAGCAATGGTTGTTGA